Proteins encoded within one genomic window of Prauserella marina:
- a CDS encoding vWA domain-containing protein: MTASARPDPLPGLVGFASALRQAGLGCDAHRVQAYLTAVERLDVGDPAQLYWAGRLTLCADPDDLPRYDEAFAAWFGGTELRPRQRGVPQPRQPKLAALVTQSGGEGETEEEGEQVSVAASDVEVLRDRDLGELSSAERRHLRELFAKLDPVLPLRSSLRYRSAKRGKLDQARTLRAMVARGGEPGALSYAKHGRSPRRVVFLVDVSGSMKPYADSLLRFVHVVVRSAPQRVEAFTLGTRLTRVSRQLRQRDPERAMLAAGEAVADFAGGTRLGETMRGFLDRWGQRGLARRAIVVVFSDGWERGDATLLGEQTARLRRLAHRVFWVNPHAGREGYAPVQSGIAAALPHVDRLLAGHSLATLERLLREIRDA; the protein is encoded by the coding sequence ATGACCGCGTCGGCTCGCCCTGATCCGCTGCCAGGTCTCGTCGGTTTCGCCTCGGCGTTGCGGCAGGCGGGACTCGGCTGCGACGCGCACAGGGTGCAGGCATACCTGACGGCGGTGGAACGGCTCGACGTCGGCGATCCGGCCCAGCTCTACTGGGCTGGCAGGCTGACATTGTGCGCTGACCCCGACGATCTGCCGCGCTACGACGAGGCGTTCGCGGCCTGGTTCGGCGGGACGGAACTCCGGCCGAGGCAACGCGGAGTCCCGCAGCCCAGGCAGCCGAAGCTGGCCGCGCTCGTGACGCAGTCCGGCGGTGAAGGGGAGACCGAAGAGGAGGGCGAGCAGGTCAGCGTCGCGGCCAGTGACGTGGAAGTGCTGAGGGACCGCGATCTCGGCGAGCTCAGCTCCGCCGAACGCCGCCATCTCAGGGAACTGTTCGCGAAGCTCGATCCGGTGCTGCCCCTGCGTTCCTCGCTGCGCTACCGGTCGGCGAAACGCGGAAAACTAGACCAGGCAAGGACGTTGCGCGCCATGGTCGCCCGCGGTGGCGAGCCTGGCGCGCTCTCCTACGCGAAGCACGGCCGCAGTCCTCGCCGCGTCGTGTTCCTCGTCGACGTGTCCGGTTCGATGAAGCCCTACGCCGACTCGCTGCTGCGCTTCGTCCACGTCGTCGTCCGCTCCGCGCCGCAGCGGGTCGAGGCTTTCACTCTCGGTACCCGGCTGACCAGGGTTTCCCGGCAACTGCGGCAGCGCGATCCCGAGCGCGCGATGCTCGCGGCAGGCGAGGCCGTCGCCGACTTCGCGGGCGGGACCCGGCTCGGCGAGACGATGCGCGGATTCCTCGACCGCTGGGGACAGCGGGGGCTCGCGCGCAGAGCCATCGTCGTGGTGTTCTCCGACGGCTGGGAACGGGGCGACGCGACGTTGCTCGGTGAGCAGACCGCGCGGCTGCGCAGGCTCGCGCACCGGGTGTTCTGGGTGAATCCACACGCGGGGCGCGAGGGCTACGCCCCTGTCCAATCCGGGATCGCCGCCGCGCTCCCGCACGTTGACCGGTTGCTGGCCGGGCACAGTCTGGCCACGTTGGAACGACTTCTCCGGGAGATCCGCGATGCATGA
- a CDS encoding XdhC family protein: MHDVLDELHRRWSGGETVGVGTVVATFSSAPRAPGAAMLVGADGTAVGSVSGGCVEGAVYELAQRVVADRVPVLQRYGVSDDDAFAVGLTCGGIIDIFVEHVDRESMPELGALIDSVRQGRPVAVVTVIEHQEAALLGKRMLVWPDGAEGTLGSGRIDDAVVDDARGLLAGGRSGTLHYGPDGQRRGEGMAVFVNTFEPPPRMLVFGAIDFAAAMAKMGSYLGYQVTVCDARPVFATRTRFPDADEVVVDWPHRYLSAEAEQGRVDGRTVITVLTHDPKFDVPLLEVALRLGVGYIGAMGSRRTHDDRLARLREAGMTDGELKRLASPIGLDLGARTPEETAVSIAAEIIALRWGGGGRRLADLEGRIHGEQER, encoded by the coding sequence ATGCATGACGTGCTTGACGAACTCCACCGGCGCTGGTCCGGAGGCGAGACGGTCGGGGTGGGAACCGTGGTCGCGACCTTCTCGTCGGCGCCGCGAGCGCCGGGTGCCGCGATGCTGGTCGGGGCGGACGGCACCGCTGTCGGCAGCGTCTCGGGCGGTTGTGTCGAGGGCGCGGTGTACGAGCTGGCGCAGCGGGTCGTCGCCGACCGGGTTCCGGTGCTCCAGCGCTACGGCGTCTCCGACGACGACGCCTTCGCCGTCGGCCTCACCTGTGGCGGCATCATCGACATCTTCGTCGAGCACGTCGACCGCGAATCCATGCCGGAACTCGGCGCGCTCATCGACTCGGTGCGACAGGGCAGGCCGGTCGCCGTGGTGACCGTCATCGAGCACCAGGAAGCGGCGTTGCTCGGCAAGCGCATGCTCGTGTGGCCTGACGGCGCCGAGGGAACACTGGGCTCGGGCAGGATCGACGACGCGGTCGTCGACGACGCGCGCGGCCTGCTGGCAGGCGGCCGGTCGGGCACCCTGCACTACGGACCGGACGGTCAGCGCAGAGGCGAGGGCATGGCGGTGTTCGTCAACACCTTCGAGCCGCCGCCGAGGATGCTCGTGTTCGGCGCGATCGACTTCGCGGCGGCGATGGCCAAGATGGGTTCCTACCTCGGCTACCAGGTGACCGTGTGCGACGCGCGGCCCGTTTTCGCCACCAGGACGCGGTTTCCCGATGCCGACGAGGTGGTCGTGGACTGGCCACACCGCTACCTGAGCGCGGAGGCCGAGCAGGGCCGCGTCGACGGCCGCACGGTCATCACCGTGCTGACCCACGACCCGAAGTTCGATGTCCCGCTGCTGGAGGTCGCGTTGCGACTCGGCGTCGGCTACATCGGCGCGATGGGGTCGAGGAGAACCCACGACGACCGGCTGGCTCGGCTCAGGGAAGCCGGGATGACCGATGGTGAACTGAAGCGGCTCGCGTCGCCGATCGGCCTCGACCTCGGCGCGCGCACCCCCGAGGAGACCGCGGTGTCGATCGCGGCGGAGATCATCGCGTTGCGGTGGGGCGGGGGCGGGCGGCGGCTCGCCGATCTCGAAGGCCGCATCCACGGAGAGCAGGAACGTTAG
- a CDS encoding (2Fe-2S)-binding protein, with protein MRITVTVDGTSYTDDVEPRTLLVHHLRERLGKVGTVVGCDTSNCGACTVHLDGHSVKSCSVLAVQADGSEITTIEGLARDGQLHPVQQAFHDNHALQCGFCTPGMIMQSIDLLADNPEPDEHAVREGLEGNLCRCTGYQNIVKAVRDAADHMRPGAGPEAERVDEATGSRTASSVGGGGE; from the coding sequence ATGCGCATAACCGTCACAGTCGACGGCACCAGCTACACCGACGATGTCGAGCCTCGCACGCTCCTCGTGCACCACCTGCGTGAGCGGCTCGGCAAGGTCGGAACCGTGGTTGGATGCGACACCAGCAACTGCGGAGCCTGCACCGTCCATCTCGACGGGCACAGCGTCAAATCCTGCTCCGTGCTCGCCGTGCAAGCCGACGGCTCAGAGATCACCACCATCGAGGGACTCGCCCGCGACGGTCAGCTTCATCCCGTGCAGCAAGCATTTCACGACAACCACGCGCTCCAATGTGGGTTCTGCACACCGGGGATGATCATGCAGTCCATCGACCTGCTCGCCGACAATCCCGAACCGGACGAGCACGCCGTGCGCGAGGGCCTTGAGGGAAACCTGTGCCGCTGCACGGGCTATCAGAACATCGTGAAAGCGGTCAGGGACGCGGCAGACCACATGCGACCAGGCGCCGGTCCCGAGGCCGAGCGCGTCGACGAGGCCACCGGAAGCAGGACGGCATCCAGTGTCGGCGGAGGTGGCGAATGA
- a CDS encoding xanthine dehydrogenase family protein molybdopterin-binding subunit, producing MTATAEPEVGKARLRKEDARLITGRTRWTDNMSLPGMVHLAVLRSTMAHARIVNIDISAAKEKPGVLAVYTGDDLDPGGAIGMPCAWPITPDMKSPRRPVLAQGTVNFAGEGVAVVVARSAAEAEDALADIDVDYEELPVVLGLENALADGAPLVHEDLGTNRNALWKFDSGEAGSGGDVEEAISQAEVVLKRRFRQQRLVPAFMEPRSVVVDPTAPQLTMWSSTQVPHILKTMSALTLGLPEHKVRVIAPDVGGGFGGKIAVLPEEIMALLVAQKTGKPVKWTESRSETMTAAHHGRDQIQDLTIAATRDGKVTGLKVELLADMGAYLGLVGPGVPILGAFMFNAIYKIPAYHFACTNVFTNTTLTDAYRGAGRPEATFGIERIMDELAAELGIEPMELRRKNWITHEEFPYTTVSTLTYDSGNYEAATDKAMRLFDYEGLRREQRERRERNDPVQLGIGISTFTEMCGLAPSRVLGSLDYGAGGWEHAAIRMLPTGKVEVITGSSAHGQGHETAWSQIVSDQLGIPFEDIEVLHGDTHSSPKGLDTYGSRSLAVGGIAVVKASEKVVAKAKKIAAHMMECAEDDLEFAEGKFTVAGTDRSTAIQEVAFAAFMAHDLPDGVEPSLDSEAVYDPENFSFPHGTHLCATEIDTETGRVRLRSYVCVDDVGKVVNPVIVEGQMHGGLAQGIAQALFEEAVFDEGGTLTSGTFADYLLPSAADLPSFTTDRTETPSTTNPLGVKGVGEAGTIASTPAVINAIVDALRPYGVSDVEMPATPMRVWRAIHTGETAAGGPGAEAGGGLGSIDANRGGAQ from the coding sequence ATGACCGCGACAGCCGAACCCGAGGTAGGCAAGGCCAGGCTCCGCAAAGAGGACGCGCGGCTGATCACCGGCCGCACCCGCTGGACCGACAACATGAGCCTGCCCGGCATGGTGCACCTCGCCGTGCTGCGCAGCACGATGGCGCACGCTCGCATCGTCAACATCGACATTTCGGCGGCCAAGGAGAAGCCGGGTGTGCTCGCCGTGTACACCGGTGACGACCTCGATCCCGGCGGCGCCATCGGCATGCCGTGCGCGTGGCCGATCACCCCGGACATGAAGTCGCCGCGCAGGCCGGTGCTGGCCCAGGGCACGGTCAACTTCGCCGGCGAAGGCGTGGCCGTCGTCGTCGCGAGGTCGGCAGCGGAAGCCGAGGACGCGCTCGCCGACATCGACGTCGACTACGAAGAGTTGCCCGTCGTGCTCGGGCTGGAGAACGCGCTCGCCGACGGCGCTCCGCTCGTGCACGAGGACCTTGGCACCAACCGCAACGCGCTGTGGAAGTTCGATTCCGGCGAGGCAGGCTCCGGCGGTGACGTCGAGGAGGCCATCTCCCAGGCCGAGGTGGTGCTCAAGCGCCGGTTCCGGCAGCAGCGGCTCGTTCCCGCTTTCATGGAACCGCGCTCTGTGGTCGTCGACCCCACCGCGCCGCAGTTGACAATGTGGTCGTCCACTCAGGTGCCGCACATCCTCAAGACGATGTCCGCGCTGACGCTCGGGTTGCCTGAGCACAAGGTGCGGGTCATCGCGCCCGATGTCGGCGGCGGTTTCGGCGGCAAGATCGCCGTGCTGCCGGAGGAGATCATGGCGCTGCTGGTGGCGCAGAAGACCGGAAAGCCGGTCAAGTGGACCGAATCCCGTTCGGAGACCATGACCGCCGCCCACCACGGCCGCGACCAGATCCAGGACCTCACCATCGCGGCCACCCGGGACGGCAAGGTCACCGGGCTCAAGGTGGAACTGCTCGCCGACATGGGCGCCTACCTCGGCCTCGTCGGGCCTGGCGTGCCGATTCTCGGCGCGTTCATGTTCAACGCCATCTACAAGATTCCCGCCTACCATTTCGCCTGCACCAACGTGTTCACCAACACCACGCTCACCGACGCCTACCGCGGCGCGGGCCGTCCTGAGGCGACGTTCGGCATCGAGCGGATCATGGACGAACTCGCGGCCGAACTCGGTATCGAGCCGATGGAGCTGCGCAGGAAGAACTGGATCACGCACGAGGAATTCCCCTACACCACCGTTTCCACGCTGACCTACGACTCCGGCAACTACGAGGCGGCCACCGACAAGGCCATGCGGTTGTTCGACTACGAAGGACTGCGCAGGGAACAGCGGGAGCGGCGCGAGCGCAACGATCCCGTGCAACTCGGCATCGGCATCTCGACCTTCACCGAGATGTGCGGGCTCGCTCCTTCGAGGGTGCTCGGTTCACTCGACTACGGCGCGGGCGGCTGGGAACACGCCGCGATCCGCATGCTGCCGACCGGCAAGGTCGAGGTCATCACCGGCTCCTCGGCGCACGGGCAGGGACACGAGACGGCGTGGAGCCAGATCGTGTCCGATCAGCTCGGTATCCCGTTCGAGGACATCGAAGTGCTGCACGGTGACACGCATTCGTCGCCGAAGGGACTCGACACTTACGGCTCGCGATCGCTTGCCGTGGGCGGCATCGCGGTCGTCAAGGCATCCGAGAAGGTCGTCGCGAAGGCCAAGAAGATCGCGGCGCACATGATGGAATGCGCCGAGGACGACCTCGAATTCGCCGAGGGGAAGTTCACGGTCGCCGGAACCGACCGTTCCACCGCCATCCAGGAGGTCGCCTTCGCCGCGTTCATGGCGCACGATCTGCCGGACGGAGTCGAGCCCTCCCTCGATTCGGAAGCCGTGTACGACCCGGAGAACTTCTCGTTCCCGCACGGAACCCACCTGTGCGCGACCGAGATCGACACCGAGACGGGAAGGGTCAGGCTGCGTTCCTACGTCTGCGTCGACGATGTCGGCAAGGTGGTCAACCCGGTCATCGTGGAAGGCCAGATGCACGGCGGGCTCGCGCAGGGCATCGCGCAGGCGCTCTTCGAGGAGGCGGTATTCGACGAGGGCGGCACGCTGACCTCGGGTACGTTCGCCGACTACCTGCTGCCATCGGCCGCCGACCTTCCCTCGTTCACCACCGACCGTACGGAAACCCCGTCGACCACCAACCCGCTCGGGGTCAAGGGAGTCGGCGAGGCAGGCACGATCGCCTCGACACCCGCCGTGATCAACGCGATCGTCGACGCGCTACGGCCCTACGGTGTCAGCGACGTGGAGATGCCCGCGACGCCCATGCGGGTGTGGAGGGCCATCCACACCGGCGAGACCGCGGCGGGCGGCCCAGGTGCCGAGGCCGGTGGCGGTCTCGGTTCGATCGACGCGAATCGCGGAGGTGCGCAGTGA
- a CDS encoding FAD binding domain-containing protein, protein MIPAPFEYVAPSTVDDAVRALAEGGEDAKVLAGGQSLLPVLRMRLAAPTKIVDLGKVAELRGVREEGDVLVIGAMTTHYEVQRDPLIADHAALLVKATDTVADPQVRHRGTFGGSIAHADPAGDLLAPALALDAEMVVCGMDGRRTVAAADFFDDFFTTALRPDEILVEVRVPKHTGWQAHYEKFNRVAQAWSMVAVAATVRTDGDTIAEAKVGLTNMSSVPVRATGVESALVGQPATAEAIRAAAEHAAEGTNPTVDGNADVEYRQHLARVLTGRAISAAVAG, encoded by the coding sequence GTGATTCCCGCCCCTTTCGAGTACGTTGCACCGTCCACTGTGGATGACGCGGTGCGGGCGCTCGCCGAAGGTGGAGAAGACGCCAAGGTGCTCGCCGGAGGACAGAGCCTGCTTCCGGTGCTGCGCATGCGGCTCGCCGCCCCCACGAAGATCGTCGATCTCGGCAAAGTCGCGGAACTGCGCGGTGTGCGCGAGGAGGGCGACGTTCTCGTCATCGGTGCCATGACGACGCACTACGAGGTGCAGCGCGATCCGCTGATCGCCGACCACGCGGCGTTGCTCGTCAAGGCAACCGACACCGTCGCCGATCCACAGGTGCGCCACCGGGGTACGTTCGGTGGCTCGATCGCGCACGCCGATCCGGCGGGTGACCTGCTCGCGCCGGCGCTCGCGCTGGATGCCGAGATGGTCGTGTGCGGAATGGACGGACGTCGCACCGTTGCGGCCGCCGACTTCTTCGACGACTTCTTCACGACCGCGCTGCGGCCCGACGAAATCCTCGTGGAGGTACGCGTCCCCAAGCACACCGGATGGCAGGCGCACTACGAGAAATTCAACAGGGTCGCACAGGCGTGGTCGATGGTGGCCGTCGCGGCGACCGTGCGCACCGACGGCGACACCATCGCCGAGGCGAAGGTCGGGCTGACCAACATGTCCTCGGTGCCGGTGAGGGCGACCGGAGTCGAATCGGCACTGGTGGGGCAGCCCGCGACCGCCGAAGCGATTCGCGCGGCGGCCGAGCACGCCGCCGAGGGAACCAACCCGACGGTCGACGGCAACGCCGACGTCGAGTACCGCCAGCACCTCGCGAGGGTGCTCACCGGAAGGGCGATTTCGGCAGCCGTCGCGGGCTGA
- a CDS encoding SRPBCC family protein → MRLDHEFTVPAPIDEVWKAVLEPEKVAPCMPGATLTAVDGDTFKGTVKVKLGPVSLLYKGSGEFLEKDEAARKIVIKASGKDARGAGTAAATVTVTLTAQGDSTKGTVATDLNVTGRPAQFGRGMISEVGGKILDTFAGNLADMLTGADGDSAGDSGGAGASGAGGAAGASGAGKAAGAGAGAGAGAGAGTGAGAGAGSGAGSAADAAAGGAGARTGAAGAREPEPEKPKLESVKSVKEAEAIDLFDYAGASVAKRLAPVVAGLAALFAVLAIVRALRRR, encoded by the coding sequence GTGCGGCTCGACCACGAGTTCACCGTCCCGGCGCCCATCGACGAGGTGTGGAAGGCGGTGCTGGAACCCGAAAAGGTCGCGCCCTGCATGCCGGGAGCGACGCTGACGGCGGTGGACGGCGACACCTTCAAAGGCACGGTGAAGGTCAAGCTGGGGCCGGTATCGTTGCTGTACAAGGGATCCGGTGAGTTTCTTGAGAAGGACGAGGCCGCGCGCAAGATCGTCATCAAGGCTTCCGGAAAGGACGCGCGAGGGGCGGGCACCGCCGCGGCGACGGTCACCGTGACGCTCACGGCCCAGGGTGATTCGACCAAGGGAACCGTCGCGACGGACCTCAACGTCACCGGCAGGCCAGCCCAGTTCGGGCGCGGCATGATCTCCGAGGTCGGTGGCAAGATCCTCGACACCTTCGCAGGCAACCTCGCCGACATGCTCACGGGAGCGGACGGTGACTCCGCTGGTGACTCTGGCGGTGCTGGAGCTTCCGGTGCTGGTGGAGCGGCCGGGGCGTCGGGTGCGGGTAAGGCCGCCGGAGCTGGAGCCGGAGCCGGAGCCGGAGCCGGAGCTGGTACCGGTGCTGGTGCTGGCGCGGGTTCTGGTGCTGGCTCGGCCGCGGACGCGGCTGCCGGTGGTGCGGGAGCGCGGACGGGCGCTGCGGGCGCGCGGGAGCCGGAGCCCGAGAAACCGAAGCTGGAGAGCGTGAAGTCGGTCAAGGAAGCCGAGGCGATCGACCTGTTCGACTATGCGGGTGCCTCGGTTGCCAAGCGGTTGGCGCCGGTGGTCGCCGGGCTCGCGGCGCTGTTCGCGGTGCTGGCGATAGTCCGGGCCCTCCGCCGCCGCTAA
- a CDS encoding NAD(P)-binding domain-containing protein, producing MTEVVVIGAGQAGLSAAYHLLKAGLTGASGFVVLDHGKRAGGAWQYRWPSLRLSKAHGIHDLPGMSLGPAEGDLPAADVVSAYFDRYERAFDLPVRRPVDVLSVRHAPDPGWFLVESTTESWLTRGILNATGTWDKPFWPRYPGQELFEGRQLHTADYQGAAEFSGRHVVVVGGGSSAVQQLLEIAPSAAGTTWVTRRPPVFRHEDFTPEYGREVVAKVDRRVREGRPPGSVVSVTGLMLTPEVRAAREAGVLHRLPMFSTLTPHGIRWADGTERRADVILWATGFRAALDHLAPLRLRGPGGGIRISGGGTRVADEPRLHLIGYGPSASTIGANRAGRVAVRELLDELR from the coding sequence GTGACCGAGGTCGTGGTCATCGGGGCGGGGCAAGCGGGCCTTTCGGCCGCATACCACCTGCTCAAGGCGGGCCTGACCGGTGCGTCCGGCTTCGTCGTGCTCGATCACGGCAAGCGCGCGGGCGGCGCGTGGCAATACCGGTGGCCATCGTTGCGGCTGAGCAAAGCTCACGGGATCCACGACCTGCCCGGCATGTCACTCGGTCCGGCCGAAGGAGACCTTCCCGCCGCCGACGTGGTGTCCGCCTACTTCGACCGCTACGAGCGCGCCTTCGACCTGCCCGTGCGCCGCCCCGTCGACGTCCTTTCGGTGCGCCACGCACCCGACCCCGGCTGGTTCCTCGTCGAGAGCACCACGGAATCGTGGCTCACCAGAGGCATCCTCAACGCGACGGGCACCTGGGACAAACCGTTCTGGCCCCGCTACCCCGGCCAGGAGTTGTTCGAGGGACGTCAGTTGCACACGGCCGACTACCAGGGCGCCGCGGAGTTCTCGGGACGGCACGTCGTCGTGGTCGGCGGTGGTTCCTCCGCCGTGCAGCAACTGCTTGAGATCGCGCCGTCGGCCGCCGGAACGACCTGGGTCACCCGCAGGCCACCGGTGTTCCGCCACGAGGACTTCACGCCTGAATACGGGCGCGAGGTGGTGGCGAAGGTCGACCGCAGGGTTCGCGAGGGACGGCCACCAGGCAGCGTGGTGAGCGTGACCGGGCTGATGCTGACCCCCGAGGTCCGCGCCGCCCGCGAGGCAGGGGTACTGCACCGCCTTCCCATGTTCAGCACGCTCACCCCGCACGGGATCCGCTGGGCCGACGGGACCGAGCGGCGGGCCGACGTGATCCTCTGGGCGACGGGGTTCCGGGCCGCACTGGACCACCTCGCGCCGCTGCGGCTACGGGGGCCCGGCGGCGGGATCCGCATTTCCGGCGGCGGCACGCGGGTGGCCGACGAGCCACGTCTGCACCTGATCGGCTACGGGCCCTCGGCGAGCACCATCGGCGCCAACCGTGCCGGCCGGGTCGCGGTGCGGGAATTGCTCGACGAACTGCGCTGA
- a CDS encoding amidohydrolase family protein: protein MNELNEPARSPVDTATIDAWMQQPTERFMRQRWLESLRRWGTAPDTAPALEATLAAMDEAGVAKGLLSAWHGPTGSLISNEEVAEIVEAHPGRFSGIATVDLTDPMGAVRDIRHWVGERGFVGVRVMPWLWNLPPNDRRYYPVYVACVELGVPFCTQIGHTGPLCPSEPGRPIPYLDEVLLDFPELTVVGGHVGYPWMAEVLSLARKYPGFHVDTSAYALHRLPPELAEFARGGGRGKVLFGSNYPMLTPAACLEGLPSLGLDDEARALFLHGNARRVFGV, encoded by the coding sequence ATGAACGAGCTGAATGAGCCGGCCCGGTCTCCTGTGGACACCGCGACGATCGACGCGTGGATGCAGCAGCCGACGGAACGGTTCATGCGGCAGCGCTGGCTCGAATCCTTGCGGCGCTGGGGAACCGCGCCGGACACCGCGCCCGCGCTGGAGGCGACACTCGCCGCGATGGACGAGGCCGGGGTCGCGAAAGGACTGTTGTCGGCGTGGCATGGCCCCACCGGTTCACTGATCTCCAACGAGGAGGTGGCCGAGATCGTCGAGGCGCATCCAGGCCGTTTCTCCGGGATCGCCACCGTCGACCTCACCGACCCGATGGGCGCGGTGCGCGACATCCGGCATTGGGTCGGCGAGCGGGGTTTCGTCGGGGTCAGGGTGATGCCGTGGTTGTGGAATCTGCCGCCGAACGACCGCAGGTACTACCCGGTGTATGTCGCGTGCGTCGAACTCGGAGTCCCGTTCTGTACCCAAATCGGGCACACCGGTCCGCTGTGCCCCTCCGAGCCGGGCCGGCCCATTCCCTACCTCGACGAGGTATTGCTCGATTTCCCCGAACTCACCGTCGTCGGCGGTCACGTCGGGTACCCGTGGATGGCGGAGGTTCTTTCGCTCGCGAGAAAGTATCCCGGTTTCCATGTCGACACGTCGGCTTATGCACTGCATCGACTGCCACCGGAACTCGCCGAATTCGCCCGAGGCGGGGGAAGAGGCAAGGTGCTCTTCGGCAGCAACTACCCGATGCTCACTCCGGCCGCCTGCCTCGAAGGGCTCCCCTCACTCGGTCTCGACGACGAGGCGCGCGCGTTGTTCCTGCACGGCAACGCGCGCCGCGTATTCGGTGTGTGA
- a CDS encoding TetR/AcrR family transcriptional regulator, with amino-acid sequence MGRPPRHTSDDLLDAAVRLVAAHGARAVTMSALAREAGAPSGSVYHRFADRPALLAALWLRTVRRFHTGYLAALAGEPPVESAIAAVETGVRWCARNPGEALVLNAGRTAFDHTSWSAMDTAAAARTDAELRSALRAACRRLRQHTGRDTEELLLVLIDLPLAAIRRHIEAGKPVRENTVGVVVRAARLLLNAKGNDHERAE; translated from the coding sequence ATGGGACGACCGCCGCGCCACACGAGCGACGACCTGCTCGACGCGGCCGTGCGCCTTGTCGCGGCGCATGGCGCACGAGCGGTGACGATGTCGGCGCTTGCCCGCGAAGCAGGCGCACCCAGCGGATCGGTCTATCACCGGTTCGCCGACCGGCCCGCGCTACTCGCCGCGCTGTGGCTGAGGACGGTGCGACGGTTCCATACCGGCTACCTCGCCGCGCTCGCGGGTGAGCCGCCGGTCGAGAGTGCCATCGCCGCGGTTGAGACGGGCGTGCGGTGGTGTGCAAGGAATCCCGGCGAGGCACTGGTGCTCAACGCCGGAAGAACCGCGTTCGACCACACGTCGTGGTCGGCTATGGACACCGCGGCCGCCGCCCGTACCGACGCCGAATTGCGCAGCGCGCTGCGCGCGGCGTGCCGCCGGTTGCGGCAACACACCGGCCGCGACACCGAGGAATTGCTGCTCGTCCTCATCGACCTGCCCCTCGCCGCCATCCGCAGACACATCGAAGCGGGCAAGCCGGTGCGCGAGAACACCGTCGGCGTCGTGGTCCGCGCGGCGCGACTCCTGCTCAACGCGAAGGGAAACGACCATGAACGAGCTGAATGA